In the genome of Streptomyces collinus, one region contains:
- a CDS encoding response regulator, whose protein sequence is MVQKAKILLVDDRPENLLALEAILSALDQTLVRASSGEEALKALLTDDFAVILLDVQMPGMDGFETAAHIKRRERTRDIPIIFLTAINHGPHHTFRGYAAGAVDYISKPFDPWVLRAKVSVFVELYMKNCQLREQASLLRLQLEGNGKDAGGEAKESAGLLAELSARRAAVEEQAEALTKQLNDESTDAAAVATAAHLERKLTGLRRALDALEPGTGSTSSVSSQN, encoded by the coding sequence ATGGTGCAGAAGGCCAAGATCCTCCTGGTCGATGACCGGCCGGAGAATCTGCTGGCGCTGGAGGCGATCCTCTCTGCGCTCGATCAGACGCTGGTGCGGGCATCGTCCGGGGAGGAAGCGCTCAAAGCGCTGCTCACGGACGACTTCGCGGTCATCCTGCTGGACGTCCAGATGCCGGGTATGGACGGCTTCGAGACGGCCGCGCACATCAAGCGCCGCGAGCGGACGCGGGACATCCCGATCATCTTCCTCACGGCGATCAATCACGGCCCGCACCACACCTTCCGGGGCTACGCGGCGGGCGCGGTGGACTACATCTCCAAGCCGTTCGACCCGTGGGTGCTGCGCGCGAAGGTCTCCGTCTTCGTCGAGCTGTACATGAAGAACTGCCAGCTGCGGGAGCAGGCGTCGCTGCTGCGGCTCCAGTTGGAGGGCAACGGCAAGGACGCGGGCGGCGAGGCCAAGGAGTCGGCCGGGCTGCTCGCGGAGCTCTCCGCGCGGCGCGCGGCCGTCGAGGAGCAGGCCGAAGCGCTGACCAAGCAGCTCAACGACGAGTCGACGGACGCCGCCGCGGTGGCCACGGCGGCTCATCTGGAGCGCAAGCTCACGGGGTTGCGGCGGGCGCTGGACGCGCTGGAGCCGGGCACCGGGAGCACCTCCTCGGTGTCCTCGCAGAACTGA
- a CDS encoding DNA translocase FtsK — translation MASRPSAAKKPPPAKKAAAKAPAKKAAAKKAPAKKAPARKAAAKKVAPKPAPSPTGGIYRLVRAVWLGVAHAVGAVFRGIGQGAKNLDPAHRKDGVALLLLGIALIVAAGTWADLKGPVGDLVEILVTGAFGRLDLLVPILLAVIAVRFIRHPEKPEANGRIVIGLSALVIGVLGQVHIACGSPARGDGMQAIRDAGGLIGWAMATPLSYAMGDVLAVPLLVLLTVFGLLVVTATPVNAIPQRLRLLGVRLGILRDPAEDEIAFAEDDERYEEQWREALPARPRGRRAPAPAAYDPESAEEEALTRRRGRPRRSAVPQPGMDRRRDAVDVAAAAAAALDGAVLHGMPPSPIVADLTQGVRVGDQEATTPTPVPAARPQQDKAKQEKPEQDEPGPQKPRAGVRDLTKAPPSEPRDLPPRAEQLQLSGDITYSLPSLDLLERGGPGKARSAANDLIVESLTTVFTEFKVDASVTGFTRGPTVTRYEVELGPAVKVERITALTKNIAYAVASPDVRIISPIPGKSAVGIEIPNTDREMVNLGDVLRLAESAEDDDPMLVAFGKDVEGGYVMHSLAKMPHMLVAGATGSGKSSCINCLITSVMMRATPEDVRMILVDPKRVELTAYEGIPHLITPIITNPKRAAEALQWVVREMDLRYDDLAAYGYRHIDDFNRAVREGKVKPPEGSERELQPYPYLLVIVDELADLMMVAPRDVEDAIVRITQLARAAGIHLVLATQRPSVDVVTGLIKANVPSRLAFATSSLADSRVILDQPGAEKLIGKGDGLFLPMGANKPTRMQGAFVTEEEIAGVVRHCKDQMTPVFRDDVVVGTKQKKEIDEDIGDDLDLLCQAAELVVSTQFGSTSMLQRKLRVGFAKAGRLMDLMESRNIVGPSEGSKARDVLVKPDELDGVLALIRGESEG, via the coding sequence ATGGCCTCACGTCCCTCCGCAGCCAAGAAGCCGCCGCCCGCGAAGAAGGCGGCCGCCAAGGCTCCGGCGAAGAAGGCCGCCGCCAAGAAGGCTCCCGCGAAGAAGGCGCCCGCCCGGAAGGCCGCGGCCAAGAAGGTCGCGCCCAAACCGGCCCCCAGTCCCACCGGCGGCATCTACCGGCTCGTGCGGGCCGTCTGGCTCGGTGTGGCGCACGCCGTCGGCGCCGTGTTCCGCGGCATAGGGCAGGGCGCGAAGAACCTCGACCCGGCCCACCGCAAGGACGGCGTCGCCCTGCTGCTGCTCGGTATCGCGCTGATCGTCGCCGCAGGCACCTGGGCCGATCTCAAGGGCCCTGTGGGCGACCTCGTCGAGATCCTGGTGACCGGCGCCTTCGGCCGGCTCGACCTGCTCGTGCCGATACTGCTCGCCGTCATCGCCGTGCGGTTCATCCGGCACCCGGAGAAGCCCGAGGCCAACGGACGCATCGTCATCGGCCTGTCCGCGCTCGTCATCGGCGTGCTCGGCCAGGTCCACATCGCGTGCGGCTCACCCGCGCGCGGCGACGGCATGCAGGCCATAAGGGACGCCGGCGGCCTCATCGGCTGGGCCATGGCGACCCCGTTGTCGTACGCCATGGGGGACGTGCTCGCCGTGCCGCTGCTGGTGCTGCTGACCGTCTTCGGGCTGCTCGTCGTCACGGCCACCCCGGTCAACGCCATTCCGCAGCGGCTGCGGCTGCTCGGGGTGCGTCTCGGCATCCTCCGCGACCCGGCCGAGGACGAGATCGCCTTCGCCGAGGACGACGAGCGCTACGAGGAGCAGTGGCGCGAGGCGCTGCCCGCACGCCCGCGCGGAAGGCGCGCGCCGGCGCCTGCGGCGTACGACCCGGAAAGCGCCGAGGAGGAGGCCCTCACCCGGCGTCGTGGCCGCCCTCGCCGCTCGGCGGTGCCGCAGCCCGGCATGGACCGGCGCAGGGACGCCGTGGACGTCGCCGCGGCGGCCGCCGCCGCCCTCGACGGTGCCGTGCTGCACGGCATGCCGCCCTCCCCGATCGTCGCCGACCTCACCCAGGGCGTACGGGTCGGGGACCAGGAGGCGACCACGCCGACGCCCGTCCCGGCCGCACGCCCCCAGCAGGACAAGGCCAAGCAGGAGAAGCCCGAGCAGGACGAGCCCGGGCCGCAGAAGCCGAGGGCGGGCGTGCGCGACCTCACCAAGGCTCCGCCCTCCGAACCACGCGACCTGCCCCCGCGCGCGGAGCAGCTCCAGCTCTCCGGCGACATCACCTATTCCCTGCCGTCCCTCGACCTGCTGGAGCGCGGCGGCCCGGGCAAGGCGCGCAGCGCCGCCAATGACCTCATCGTCGAGTCGCTGACGACGGTCTTCACCGAGTTCAAGGTGGACGCCAGTGTCACCGGCTTCACCCGCGGGCCGACGGTCACGCGCTACGAGGTCGAGCTCGGCCCCGCCGTGAAGGTCGAGCGCATCACCGCGCTGACCAAGAACATCGCCTACGCCGTCGCCAGCCCGGACGTGCGGATCATCAGCCCGATCCCCGGCAAGTCCGCGGTCGGCATCGAGATCCCCAACACCGACCGGGAGATGGTCAACCTCGGAGACGTCCTGCGCCTGGCGGAGTCGGCCGAGGACGACGACCCGATGCTGGTCGCCTTCGGCAAGGACGTCGAGGGCGGCTACGTCATGCACTCGCTGGCGAAGATGCCGCACATGCTGGTCGCCGGCGCCACCGGCTCCGGCAAGTCGTCCTGCATCAACTGCCTGATCACCTCGGTGATGATGCGGGCGACTCCCGAGGACGTGCGGATGATCCTGGTCGACCCCAAGCGGGTCGAACTGACCGCGTACGAGGGCATCCCCCACCTGATCACGCCGATCATCACCAACCCCAAGCGGGCCGCCGAGGCGCTCCAGTGGGTCGTACGCGAGATGGACCTGCGCTACGACGACCTGGCGGCCTACGGCTACCGGCACATCGACGACTTCAACCGCGCCGTGCGCGAGGGCAAGGTCAAACCGCCCGAGGGCAGTGAGCGCGAGCTCCAGCCGTACCCGTACCTGCTGGTCATCGTCGACGAGCTCGCCGACCTGATGATGGTCGCGCCGAGGGACGTCGAGGACGCGATCGTGCGCATCACGCAGCTCGCGCGCGCTGCCGGCATCCACCTGGTGCTCGCCACGCAGCGGCCGTCGGTGGACGTCGTCACCGGTCTCATCAAGGCGAACGTGCCGTCCCGCCTGGCGTTCGCCACGTCCTCGCTGGCCGACTCGCGGGTCATCCTCGACCAGCCCGGCGCCGAGAAGCTCATCGGCAAGGGTGACGGACTGTTCCTGCCCATGGGGGCCAACAAGCCCACCCGTATGCAGGGCGCCTTCGTCACCGAGGAGGAGATCGCGGGCGTCGTCCGGCACTGCAAGGACCAGATGACGCCGGTCTTCCGGGACGACGTCGTCGTGGGCACCAAGCAGAAGAAGGAGATCGACGAGGACATCGGCGACGACCTCGACCTGCTGTGCCAGGCGGCCGAACTGGTCGTCTCCACGCAGTTCGGGTCGACGTCCATGCTCCAGCGCAAGCTGCGGGTCGGCTTCGCCAAGGCCGGCCGGCTGATGGACCTGATGGAGTCCCGGAACATCGTCGGACCGAGCGAGGGTTCGAAGGCTCGTGACGTTCTTGTGAAGCCTGATGAGCTGGATGGCGTGCTCGCCCTGATCCGGGGGGAGTCTGAAGGGTAG
- a CDS encoding helix-turn-helix domain-containing protein, translating into MSIGNSPEDERPFENEHVEADHEEARPSIGRALQQARIAAGLTVDDVSSATRVRMNIVHAIEADDFSACGGDVYARGHIRTLAKAVHLDPAPLLAQYGDEHGGRPAPTPAAPLFEAERIRPERRGPNWTAAMVAAIVAVVGFVGFTMFRGDDGSSEANVAEGSTPGDSASPTTKTKKPADPEPEPSDSAIAAAPQDKVTVRVAAADGRSWIAAKDHNGRMIFDGVLKQGDTKTFQDSSKVHLVLGDAGAIDLFVNGKKIEENFQPGSVERLTYTKGDPEAG; encoded by the coding sequence GTGTCCATCGGCAACTCCCCTGAAGACGAGCGTCCGTTCGAAAACGAGCACGTCGAAGCAGACCACGAGGAAGCCCGCCCCTCGATCGGCCGTGCCCTGCAGCAGGCTCGTATCGCCGCCGGGCTGACCGTCGACGACGTCAGTAGCGCCACCCGGGTCCGCATGAACATCGTGCACGCGATCGAAGCGGACGACTTCTCCGCCTGCGGCGGGGACGTCTACGCCCGGGGGCACATCAGGACCCTGGCCAAGGCCGTTCACCTCGATCCCGCGCCGCTGCTCGCCCAGTACGGCGACGAGCACGGCGGGCGCCCGGCACCGACCCCGGCAGCTCCTCTCTTCGAGGCGGAACGCATCCGTCCCGAGCGGCGGGGTCCCAACTGGACCGCGGCCATGGTCGCCGCGATCGTCGCCGTCGTCGGTTTCGTCGGCTTCACGATGTTCCGGGGCGACGACGGCAGCAGCGAGGCGAACGTGGCCGAGGGTTCCACGCCCGGCGACTCCGCCTCCCCGACCACCAAGACCAAGAAGCCCGCCGACCCCGAGCCCGAACCGTCCGACAGCGCCATCGCGGCCGCGCCGCAGGACAAGGTGACCGTCCGTGTGGCCGCCGCCGACGGCCGCAGCTGGATCGCCGCCAAGGACCACAACGGCCGGATGATCTTCGACGGCGTTCTCAAGCAGGGCGACACCAAGACCTTCCAGGACAGCTCGAAGGTCCACCTCGTCCTCGGAGACGCCGGCGCGATCGACCTCTTCGTCAACGGCAAGAAGATCGAGGAGAACTTCCAGCCGGGGTCCGTCGAGCGCCTGACGTACACGAAGGGCGACCCCGAAGCCGGGTGA
- the rimO gene encoding 30S ribosomal protein S12 methylthiotransferase RimO, with translation MPERRTVALVTLGCARNEVDSEELAGRLEADGWQLVEDAEEADVAVVNTCGFVEAAKKDSVDALLEANDLKGHGRTQAVVAVGCMAERYGKELAEALPEADGVLGFDDYSDISDRLQTILNGGIHASHTPRDRRKLLPISPAERQESAADVALPGHGPAEPAVAPTDLPEGLAPASGPRAPLRRRLDGSPVASVKLASGCDRRCSFCAIPSFRGSFISRRPSDVLNETRWLAEQGVKEIMLVSENNTSYGKDLGDIRLLESLLPELAEVDGIERVRVSYLQPAEMRPGLIDVLTSTPKIAPYFDLSFQHSAPGVLRAMRRFGDTDRFLELLDTIRSKAPEAGVRSNFIVGFPGESEADLAELERFLNGARLDAIGVFGYSDEEGTEAATYDDKLDEDVVAERLAHISRLAEELVSQRAEDRVGQSVKVLVESVDEEGVYGRAEHQAPETDGQVLLTSGAGLRVGRMVEAKVVGTEGVDLVAEPLQGSLASPAWSEEAGR, from the coding sequence ATGCCTGAACGCCGTACCGTCGCACTCGTCACCCTTGGCTGCGCCCGTAACGAGGTGGACTCGGAGGAGCTCGCAGGCCGTTTGGAGGCGGACGGCTGGCAGCTCGTGGAGGACGCCGAGGAAGCGGACGTCGCCGTCGTGAACACCTGCGGCTTCGTCGAAGCCGCCAAGAAGGACTCCGTCGACGCCCTCCTCGAAGCCAACGACCTCAAGGGGCACGGCAGAACCCAGGCCGTCGTGGCGGTGGGCTGCATGGCCGAGCGGTACGGCAAGGAACTCGCCGAAGCGCTCCCCGAGGCCGACGGCGTGCTCGGCTTCGACGACTACTCGGACATCTCCGACCGCCTGCAGACCATCCTCAACGGCGGCATCCACGCCTCGCACACCCCGCGCGACCGGCGCAAGCTGCTGCCCATCAGCCCGGCGGAGCGCCAGGAGTCGGCGGCCGACGTCGCCCTGCCCGGGCACGGCCCGGCCGAGCCCGCCGTCGCGCCGACGGACCTTCCGGAGGGCCTGGCTCCGGCCTCCGGCCCGCGCGCACCCCTGCGCCGCCGCCTCGACGGCTCCCCGGTCGCCTCGGTGAAGCTCGCCTCCGGCTGCGACCGCCGCTGCTCCTTCTGCGCCATCCCGTCCTTCCGCGGCTCCTTCATCTCCCGCCGCCCCAGCGACGTGCTGAACGAGACGCGGTGGCTGGCCGAGCAGGGCGTGAAGGAGATCATGCTGGTCTCCGAGAACAACACCTCCTACGGCAAGGACCTCGGCGACATCCGCCTGCTGGAGTCCCTGCTGCCCGAGCTCGCCGAGGTCGACGGCATCGAGCGGGTGCGCGTCAGCTACCTCCAGCCGGCCGAGATGCGGCCCGGCCTCATCGACGTGCTCACCTCGACCCCGAAGATCGCGCCCTACTTCGACCTGTCCTTCCAGCACTCCGCGCCCGGCGTGCTGCGCGCGATGCGCCGCTTCGGTGACACCGACCGGTTCCTGGAGCTGCTCGACACCATCCGCAGCAAGGCGCCCGAGGCCGGTGTGCGCTCCAACTTCATCGTCGGCTTCCCCGGCGAGAGCGAGGCCGACCTCGCCGAGCTGGAGCGGTTCCTGAACGGCGCGCGGCTCGACGCCATCGGCGTCTTCGGGTACTCCGACGAGGAGGGCACCGAGGCGGCGACCTACGACGACAAGCTCGACGAGGACGTCGTCGCCGAGCGGCTGGCCCACATCTCGCGCCTGGCCGAGGAACTCGTCTCGCAGCGGGCCGAGGACCGCGTCGGCCAGAGCGTGAAGGTCCTCGTGGAGTCAGTCGACGAGGAGGGCGTGTACGGCCGTGCGGAGCACCAGGCGCCCGAGACGGACGGCCAGGTGCTCCTCACGAGCGGCGCGGGTCTGCGTGTCGGTCGTATGGTCGAGGCGAAGGTGGTCGGTACGGAGGGTGTCGACCTGGTGGCCGAGCCGCTGCAGGGCTCGCTCGCGTCGCCTGCGTGGAGTGAGGAGGCGGGCAGATGA
- the pgsA gene encoding CDP-diacylglycerol--glycerol-3-phosphate 3-phosphatidyltransferase: MTGVPASAAGGASGARRAAAGAAAATPAAPAMRSAEGGAPGASAGVGDGGTAGEVSGAGEVVPGEDSGLDAQGEEKTPRGGKIAAAAVNQASVWNIANLLTMLRLVLVPAFVALMLADGGYDPAWRSLAWAAFAIAMITDLFDGHLARTYNLVTDFGKIADPIADKAIMGAALVCLSALGDLPWWVTGVILGRELGVTLLRFWVIRYGVIPASRGGKLKTLTQGVAVGMYVLALTGWLATLRWWVMAAAVVLTVVTGLDYVKQAIVLRRQGIAERKAALEEKEA; this comes from the coding sequence ATGACCGGTGTCCCGGCATCCGCGGCGGGAGGCGCCTCCGGCGCGAGGAGGGCAGCGGCCGGTGCGGCCGCCGCGACGCCCGCTGCCCCGGCCATGCGGTCGGCCGAGGGCGGGGCGCCCGGAGCCTCGGCCGGTGTGGGTGACGGCGGGACTGCCGGGGAGGTGTCCGGTGCCGGCGAGGTCGTGCCCGGCGAGGACAGTGGCCTCGACGCGCAGGGCGAAGAGAAGACCCCGCGGGGCGGGAAGATCGCTGCCGCGGCGGTCAACCAGGCCAGTGTCTGGAACATCGCCAACCTCCTGACCATGCTCCGGCTGGTCCTCGTACCGGCCTTCGTCGCGCTGATGCTCGCCGACGGCGGCTACGACCCGGCGTGGCGGTCCCTCGCCTGGGCCGCCTTCGCCATCGCCATGATCACCGACCTGTTCGACGGTCATTTGGCGCGCACGTACAACCTGGTCACGGACTTCGGGAAGATCGCCGACCCCATCGCCGACAAGGCGATCATGGGGGCGGCTCTGGTCTGTCTGTCCGCGCTCGGCGATCTGCCCTGGTGGGTGACCGGCGTCATCCTCGGCCGGGAACTCGGAGTCACTCTGCTGCGTTTCTGGGTCATCCGGTACGGCGTGATCCCCGCCAGCCGTGGGGGCAAGCTGAAGACCCTCACTCAGGGCGTGGCCGTCGGCATGTACGTGCTGGCGCTTACGGGGTGGCTGGCCACTCTGCGGTGGTGGGTGATGGCTGCGGCGGTCGTGCTGACCGTGGTGACCGGGCTCGACTATGTGAAACAGGCCATTGTGCTGCGCAGGCAGGGAATCGCAGAGCGCAAGGCTGCGTTGGAGGAGAAGGAAGCGTGA
- a CDS encoding CinA family protein has protein sequence MSSTATDVVRLLTVKGETLAVAESLTGGLVAADLTSVPGASKVFRGSVTAYATDLKRDLLGVDDALLTARGAVDPQVAAEMAAGVRKALGTDWGIATTGVAGPEPQDGQAVGTVFVAVDGPARADSGSAGGGKVEALRLNGDRAEIRRESVRSVLALLLKELASEQTGNERAQDTERNGGF, from the coding sequence GTGAGTTCCACGGCCACCGACGTGGTGCGACTACTCACGGTGAAGGGCGAGACGCTCGCCGTCGCGGAGTCGCTGACCGGTGGCCTCGTTGCGGCGGACCTCACATCCGTCCCCGGGGCGTCCAAGGTCTTCCGGGGTTCGGTGACCGCCTACGCCACCGACCTCAAGCGTGACCTGCTCGGTGTCGACGACGCCCTGCTGACGGCGCGTGGAGCGGTGGATCCGCAGGTCGCGGCCGAGATGGCGGCGGGCGTGCGCAAGGCGCTCGGCACCGACTGGGGCATCGCGACCACCGGTGTCGCGGGTCCCGAGCCGCAGGACGGACAGGCCGTCGGCACGGTCTTCGTCGCCGTGGACGGACCTGCCCGAGCAGATTCCGGTTCTGCCGGCGGCGGAAAAGTGGAGGCTCTGCGGTTGAACGGCGACCGCGCGGAAATTCGTAGAGAGAGTGTACGGAGCGTACTCGCACTGCTTCTGAAGGAGCTTGCGAGCGAACAGACTGGGAATGAGCGGGCACAGGATACGGAACGGAACGGGGGGTTTTGA
- a CDS encoding helix-turn-helix domain-containing protein produces the protein MILLRRLLGDVLRRQRQRQGRTLREVSSSARVSLGYLSEVERGQKEASSELLSAICDALDVRMSELMREVSDELALAELAQSAAATPSEPVPTPVRSMLGSVSVTGVPPERVTIKAPAEAVDVVAA, from the coding sequence ATGATTCTGCTCCGTCGCCTGCTGGGTGACGTGCTGCGTCGGCAGCGCCAGCGCCAGGGCCGTACTCTGCGCGAAGTCTCCTCGTCCGCCCGAGTCTCACTCGGCTATCTCTCCGAGGTGGAGCGGGGGCAGAAGGAGGCTTCCTCCGAGCTGCTCTCCGCCATCTGCGACGCGCTGGACGTACGGATGTCCGAGCTCATGCGGGAAGTGAGCGACGAGCTCGCCCTCGCCGAGCTGGCCCAGTCTGCAGCGGCCACCCCCAGCGAGCCTGTACCCACGCCGGTTCGCTCGATGCTGGGTTCCGTGTCGGTGACCGGTGTGCCACCGGAACGGGTGACCATCAAGGCGCCTGCCGAAGCGGTGGACGTCGTCGCCGCGTGA
- a CDS encoding Dps family protein, whose protein sequence is MYVVKSPLSDASLKTVSEALQGALVDLVDLALVAKQIHWNVVGQRFRSVHLQLDEVVDTARTYSDTVAERAAALGISPDGRAATVAVGSGIGVTPEGWVDDTTAVGTLVEALGAVIARMRERVEATGEPDPVSQDIFIGITADLEKHHWMFQAENG, encoded by the coding sequence ATGTACGTCGTGAAGAGTCCGTTGTCGGACGCGAGCCTGAAGACCGTGTCCGAGGCGCTGCAAGGTGCCCTGGTCGACCTGGTGGACCTCGCCCTCGTGGCGAAGCAGATCCACTGGAACGTGGTGGGGCAGCGCTTCCGTTCCGTGCATCTCCAGCTCGACGAGGTCGTCGACACCGCACGGACGTACTCCGACACCGTGGCCGAGCGCGCAGCGGCCCTCGGGATCTCCCCTGACGGGCGCGCCGCGACGGTGGCCGTCGGCAGCGGGATCGGAGTGACCCCCGAAGGGTGGGTCGACGACACGACCGCCGTGGGCACGCTCGTCGAAGCGCTGGGCGCGGTGATCGCCCGGATGCGGGAGCGGGTCGAGGCGACCGGTGAGCCGGATCCGGTGAGCCAGGACATCTTCATCGGGATCACGGCGGACCTGGAGAAGCATCACTGGATGTTCCAGGCCGAGAACGGGTGA